The genomic window CAATATAGAATTCATCATTCATCTCAGATCCCTTCATCTGAGAAGATTTAAATCCTGAACCTATCTCCACGCCTTTAACAGAACCAATTCCCATTAAAACCCTTGCAATGTCCGCATCTAATTTATCAAAAACTGGTTCGCCGAGACCTGCCGGTACATTAAGTGCAATTGTTTCGACTATACCTCCAACTGAATCCCCCTTCTCCTTAAGATCGAGGATGAGTTTTTCCATTTTCTCTGCAGCTTCCAAATCTGCACATCTAACACTATTTTTTTCAATGTTTTCTTCAACCACACCTAAATCAGCTGGTTTAGCTTCAATATTCCCAACTCTGGTTACATGAGCAATAACTTTAATATTTAATATTTTAAGGAGTTTTTTAGCAACAGCACCACCTATTACATGACCTATGGTGGTTCTTCCACTGGCACGACCACCCCCTCTGTAATCGTAATGGCCATATTTAGTTTCCCAGCAGTAATCAGCATGCCCTGGCCTTGGCTTACCTTGAAGAGCCGCATAAGCAGATGAATCCATATCCTTATTGTAAACAACTGCAGTTATAGGAGTTCCATCTGTTTTACCTTCAAAAACCCCTGATAATATTTTAACTTCATCTGTTTCACCCCTTGAAGTTGTAATTTTACTTTTACCGGGCTTTCTTTTATCAAGCTCTTTTTGAATATCTTCATCTGATAATTCCAGTCCTGCAGGACAGCCGTCGACAACAGCCCCAAGAGCTATGCCATGGCTTGAGCCAAAAGTTGTTATTTTAAATATTTTGCCGATTGTATTTCCTGACATGGATTCACATCCTGATTAAAACAATTAAATTGGAAATATTTACTTTTTATCTTTAAATCATTCTATATCTAGTATCTAAATTTACATTTATTAATTTTATTTTATTAAATGTGCTTTTTCAACCATTTATAACACCAAAGGACTATTCTCTTATTACCGCATATAATGCCTGATTATATATTTTACCATTTTTTATAACGCTTCTTCTTAAAATACCCTCAAGCTTAAAACCGTTTTTCTCGAGAACTCGTCTAGATGCAATATTTTGCTCTAAAGGAACTGCAAAAATCCTTTCAAGCTCTAAATCACTGAAACCATAATCGACTATGCCTTTTAGAGCCGAAGATGTGATACCCTTTCCCCAATGTTTTTCTCCTAACCAGTACCCGACTTCTGCTGAAATTCTTTCAATATCCTCGCCTATAGTAAGTCCAATACCACCAACTGCTTCATTATCTACAGTTATTGCGAAAAAAAAGTTATTATTCTTTGCAATTTCTATCCACTGCCTGGCGTGATCATGGGTATATGGAAAAGGAAAGCCATCCCGTAAGTTACTGGCTATATTTAAGTTATTTGCATTTTTAACCAAGCTTTCAAAGTCAGAATGTCTCCAGCTCCTTAATATACATTTATCACATTTAATTATCATCTATAAACCTCTTTATACCATTAAATACGGGATTAAACTATTTTCAACTGATATCTTCAATCAGAATTATTTTATCTTCTTTGAACTTAAAAATGGATTTACCTCTAATTTCAATGGTTTCTCCCGCTTTAGGTCCTTCAGGAAAATCTATAGCTAAAACTCCTCTAAAATCAATTTTGCTTTCTAAAATATTCCCTTCTATTTTTTGTTCAATAATCTTCATTTCTCTTTCCTTAAACATGGTTACAGATTCTTTCGCCTGCTTAAGAAGGGCATTTTTACCTGTTAACTCAAGATTTATTTCACCATTTGCAATATTCCTGAATTCTACGTTTTCATGAACATCTTTAATCATTCTAGCCACATTAAATTCGTTGTAAGAATTGATATATTCATGAATAATTCTTTTCATTTCCTCTTTTTCCATATTCAACCATTTTAAACTATGTTATGGAATTTTGCTGCTAATTAATATCTTCAATGGATATTATTTTCCCATCTTTAAATTTAAAAGTAGTATTATACTGGAGTTTGATTAGATCGTATTTTTTAGGCCCATCAGGTATATCTACAGCTAAAACGCCTTTAAAATCAACTCTGTTTTCTACCATATCATCTCCAAATTTCTGTTCCAGTATTTTCATTTCTCTTTTCTTAAACAATCCAAATGCCTGTTCTATCTGACTTTTAAAGGCGATTTTACCCTTTAATTCTAGGGTTACTTTGTTGCCGGCAATATTTTTAAATACCATATCCTTATGAAGATTTTTTGTCATTCCGTCTGCATCAAATTTGTTATATGAATTAATATACTGATCAACAATTCTCTTCATTAATTTTTCTTTCATAATAATGCCTCTTTTAGTTATTGTAACTTTTACCTGTTTACAATAAATAATTTGCGAAATATATAATAGATTAAGCTTCAAGCTAATTAGATAATTTTTGATCAACAGCTTCGAATTTAATTTGCATGTTTAAAGGACCATGGGAGCCATATAGGGATAATTAACGCCCCTACAACTACTAAAGATATTATAAAAACTGCTATATTTTGTAGAATACTGTAGGAAGCCGCATAGAAGAATAACCAAATTCCAAGAAACAACAACCATAATAAGCCAATAATTATGGTAGCATAGATCCTTTTGGGTTCAGGTTGTGGTTCATTCATGTTAATCCTCTCAATCGTGGATCAATTATATATTATATTGAACTTTATCTCTATTAGTATTATGAGTAACTTGAAGAATGAAATAATTGAGATATACGATAAACTGTTTGAACTTTACGGCCCTCAAGGATGGTGGCCCCTTATCAATTTAAAAAACATTAATCCAAATAAAACAGGTGCAATTAGAGGTTATCATCCTGGCAATTACGAACTACCCAAAGAGAAAAATGATGTTTATGAGGTAATTCTTGGTACAATTTTAACACAGAATACATCCTGGTTGCAGGCAGAAAAGGCATTATTCAACCTCAACGAATTAAATGCAATTGAGCCTCAAAAATTATTGAAGTTAGATGATAAAGCATTAAAATTAGCAATCAAATGTGCTGGATTTTTAAACCAAAAAGCAATCTATCTTAGAGAAATTTCAAGATTTTTCATTGAACTGGATGGAAATATCCCAACAAGAAAGGAATTATTAGCAGTTAAGGGGGTTGGAAACGAAACTGCAGATTCCATCTTGCTTTATGCATATAAACAACCCGAATTTGTTGTTGATACTTACACAAAGAGAATATTTTCACATTTAGGACTAGTAGAAGAAGATATTAAATATATGGCATTGAAAGAATTTTTTGAATCACATTTACCTAAAGATATAAAAATCTTTAATGAGTATCATGCTCTAATTGTGGAACATGCAAAGAGATATTACAATAAAAAGCCATATGGCGTGAATGACCCTTTAAAAAGAAGATCAACGTAGATAACATGCTCCAAAATATATTCTCCATAATCAGCGTAAAAATAATTAAATTAACATTTAACAGCCGTTTTTTTCTAGCAAAAACTTGTAGAAAAGTAACACCTCTTGCAAAGATTGTGGATAAATTATTCTTTGAAGGTGATGATATACAGGTACTTCCACGTGATACTGTAATTAAAACCCGGACTAGTACAGAAAAAATTGAGATAAATACCGAATTTGAAGTACCAGAAGACACATTATTGCCAAGTGAAGTGCTTAAAGAAATGATAAGAAAATCCAGATACCATTTTATTATGAATTCATGTATCTGCAGAGTTTCAAACGATTGCAAAAATTATCCTCATGAACCAGGTTGTTTATTTTTGGGTAGGGGATCTAAAAGGATATCTACTAAATTAGGACGAGCAGTAACAAAAGAAGAAGCTTTTGAATATGTTGATAAGTGTCAGGAAGCAGGATTAGTCAATATTATCGGTAGAAATAAAATTGACAGCGTCTGGTTAAATACAGGCCCTAAAGAAGAATTGTTATCAATTTGCAGCTGCTGTCCATGCTGCTGCCTGTGGAAAATGACCCCAAAACTTCCTGACAACCTTGGAAGAAGCATCTCTCCAATGGTTGGAGTTAAAATGAGATACAATGAAGACCTTTGCAGTGGCTGTGGAAAATGTGCAGATATTTGCTTTATAGAGGCTATTACAGTTTTAGATGGAAAAATAGAGATTAATTTAGAAAGTTGCAGATGCTGCAGTCGATGCGCTGAAATTTGTCCAAAAGGCGCTATAACATTTGAAATTGCAGATGATGCTGTTAAACGTTCGATTGAACGTGTTAAGCCGTTGGTGGATGTGGAACTGGAATGAGTTAATATTTTTAAGTCGTGACGCACAACTTTCCATTTAAGTATAACTTGTATATTTTTAAGTTATTAGGTTAAACTATAGAATATAATGAAATTATAATGTTTCAGAAATTTATATTATAACAATTTTCATATCGGTGATTAGAATGCAGTTTCCAACTACAAGAATGCGAAGATTAAGGAAAACGCCGCAACTAAGGAAAATTCTGAGTGAGACAACCCTTCATCCAGAAGATTTCATTTATCCAATGTTCATCAAAGAAAATTTGAAGGACGGCAAAAAAGAGCACATTGACACCATGCCTGGCCAGTACAGATATTCCTTAAATGACGGTTTAGATGAGGCAAAGAAGCTTGAAAAGATGGGATTATCATCAGTTCTTATATTTGGAATGCCTGAAAATAAAGATGAAACAGGTTCATCAGCTTATGACGAAGAGGGGATAGTCCAAAATACTGTACGCAGATTAAAGGAAGAAACAGATTTAGTTGTCATAACCGATGTCTGTATGTGCCAGTATACATCTCATGGACACTGTGGAATAATTAAAGATGAAAAAATAATCAATGATGAAACCCTTAAATATCTCTCAAGAATAGCCTTAAGTCATGCAGAAGCTGGAGCAGATATTGTGGCACCATCCGATATGATGGATGGCAGAGTGGATGCTATCCGTGTGGATCTTGATATAAATGGTTATGAAGACACCATTATAATGTCTTATGCTGCAAAATATGCATCAGCCTTTTATGCACCTTTCAGAGAAGCTGTATGTTCTGCTCCAAGTTTTGGTGATAGAAAAACATACCAGATGAACCCTTCAAATCTTAACGAAGCCCTGAGAGAAGCAGAACTTGATATAATAGAAGGTGCAGATATACTAATGGTTAAACCCGCTATCGCATATCTTGATGTGATTAGAGCTATTAAAGAGGAGTTTAAAGTTCCAACCACAGCTTATCAGGTGAGCGGTGAGTATTCAATGATTAAAGCAGGGATAGAAGCAGGATATCTTACTGAAGATGTAATATACGAGTCTCTTATATCCATAAAACGTGCAGGAGCAGATATGATCATATCACATTTTACACCTGAATTTTTAAAGCACTACAACAAACTTAAGGATTAAAAGTTTATCAAATAATATGAGGAATTACAATGAATCCAGAGTTAATTGCAAAGATAGCCCAAATAGCATCCGTTCTTGAAGTCAGCGGCCATCCAAAGCCGGGAAATGTCCACAGAACTCAGGACTTCGACGATATGGTTTTTGAAGATTTTCTTATAAGCGGAGTCGTTATTGGAGATTCAATGAAAAAAGCCGCTGAAAGAGGTCAAAAATACAAAAATGACACTTATTTGCTGGATAAAATTAAATTAGGCGAAATAATCAAAGAAGCAGTTCTTGAAACTGATAAATGGATTGGAAACAACACAAATTTAGGCATAGTTCTTTTATTAACCCCATTATCTGCAGCTGCAGGTATGAGTGAAGATTTCACAGATTTAAGAGAAAATGTGGGAAGAGTTATGGATGCAACAACTCCTGAAGATGCTGTTAACCTGTATGATGCCATTAATATTGCCGATGCCGGAGGAATGGGTGAACATGCTGAACTGGACGTTGCAGACATGGAAGCCAGGGAAAAACTCATAAAAGAAAACATTAACATGTACGAAGTTCTTCATATGTCTTCAAAGTGGGATTTATTGTCCTATGAACTTACAAATTTAATGCCTGTCACTTTTGAAACAGGATTTCCAACATTTAGAGCAGTTAAAACAGAATATGGGATTAATAAGGCTGTGCTTCAAACATTCCTTACTATACTTTCTAAAAATCCAGATACATTAATTTCAAGGAAATATGGTAATGACATGGCCAGAATGGTAACTGCAGATGCAGATTCTATACTGCAAAATGGAGGAGCTCTAACTTCCCTTGGTTTAGGTTTGCTTCGTGAATTTGACAAGCAGCTTGTGAGAAATAAACTGAATCCAGGAACAACTGCCGATTTAACCGCTTCCTCCATAATGGTCGCGTATCTTAATGAATTTGGTTTTTAAAAGG from Methanobacterium sp. includes these protein-coding regions:
- a CDS encoding endonuclease III domain-containing protein, yielding MSNLKNEIIEIYDKLFELYGPQGWWPLINLKNINPNKTGAIRGYHPGNYELPKEKNDVYEVILGTILTQNTSWLQAEKALFNLNELNAIEPQKLLKLDDKALKLAIKCAGFLNQKAIYLREISRFFIELDGNIPTRKELLAVKGVGNETADSILLYAYKQPEFVVDTYTKRIFSHLGLVEEDIKYMALKEFFESHLPKDIKIFNEYHALIVEHAKRYYNKKPYGVNDPLKRRST
- a CDS encoding nuclear transport factor 2 family protein, producing the protein MKEKLMKRIVDQYINSYNKFDADGMTKNLHKDMVFKNIAGNKVTLELKGKIAFKSQIEQAFGLFKKREMKILEQKFGDDMVENRVDFKGVLAVDIPDGPKKYDLIKLQYNTTFKFKDGKIISIEDIN
- a CDS encoding triphosphoribosyl-dephospho-CoA synthase is translated as MNPELIAKIAQIASVLEVSGHPKPGNVHRTQDFDDMVFEDFLISGVVIGDSMKKAAERGQKYKNDTYLLDKIKLGEIIKEAVLETDKWIGNNTNLGIVLLLTPLSAAAGMSEDFTDLRENVGRVMDATTPEDAVNLYDAINIADAGGMGEHAELDVADMEAREKLIKENINMYEVLHMSSKWDLLSYELTNLMPVTFETGFPTFRAVKTEYGINKAVLQTFLTILSKNPDTLISRKYGNDMARMVTADADSILQNGGALTSLGLGLLREFDKQLVRNKLNPGTTADLTASSIMVAYLNEFGF
- the aroC gene encoding chorismate synthase, with amino-acid sequence MSGNTIGKIFKITTFGSSHGIALGAVVDGCPAGLELSDEDIQKELDKRKPGKSKITTSRGETDEVKILSGVFEGKTDGTPITAVVYNKDMDSSAYAALQGKPRPGHADYCWETKYGHYDYRGGGRASGRTTIGHVIGGAVAKKLLKILNIKVIAHVTRVGNIEAKPADLGVVEENIEKNSVRCADLEAAEKMEKLILDLKEKGDSVGGIVETIALNVPAGLGEPVFDKLDADIARVLMGIGSVKGVEIGSGFKSSQMKGSEMNDEFYIENDKIKTKTNNSGGILGGISNGMPIIIRMAVKPTPSVSLTQRTVDLTKMENTEIEIRGRHDPCICPRVTSVAEASVSVVIADHLIRSSFIHSNHL
- a CDS encoding nuclear transport factor 2 family protein gives rise to the protein MEKEEMKRIIHEYINSYNEFNVARMIKDVHENVEFRNIANGEINLELTGKNALLKQAKESVTMFKEREMKIIEQKIEGNILESKIDFRGVLAIDFPEGPKAGETIEIRGKSIFKFKEDKIILIEDIS
- the hemB gene encoding porphobilinogen synthase, coding for MQFPTTRMRRLRKTPQLRKILSETTLHPEDFIYPMFIKENLKDGKKEHIDTMPGQYRYSLNDGLDEAKKLEKMGLSSVLIFGMPENKDETGSSAYDEEGIVQNTVRRLKEETDLVVITDVCMCQYTSHGHCGIIKDEKIINDETLKYLSRIALSHAEAGADIVAPSDMMDGRVDAIRVDLDINGYEDTIIMSYAAKYASAFYAPFREAVCSAPSFGDRKTYQMNPSNLNEALREAELDIIEGADILMVKPAIAYLDVIRAIKEEFKVPTTAYQVSGEYSMIKAGIEAGYLTEDVIYESLISIKRAGADMIISHFTPEFLKHYNKLKD
- a CDS encoding 4Fe-4S binding protein encodes the protein MLQNIFSIISVKIIKLTFNSRFFLAKTCRKVTPLAKIVDKLFFEGDDIQVLPRDTVIKTRTSTEKIEINTEFEVPEDTLLPSEVLKEMIRKSRYHFIMNSCICRVSNDCKNYPHEPGCLFLGRGSKRISTKLGRAVTKEEAFEYVDKCQEAGLVNIIGRNKIDSVWLNTGPKEELLSICSCCPCCCLWKMTPKLPDNLGRSISPMVGVKMRYNEDLCSGCGKCADICFIEAITVLDGKIEINLESCRCCSRCAEICPKGAITFEIADDAVKRSIERVKPLVDVELE
- a CDS encoding GNAT family protein is translated as MIIKCDKCILRSWRHSDFESLVKNANNLNIASNLRDGFPFPYTHDHARQWIEIAKNNNFFFAITVDNEAVGGIGLTIGEDIERISAEVGYWLGEKHWGKGITSSALKGIVDYGFSDLELERIFAVPLEQNIASRRVLEKNGFKLEGILRRSVIKNGKIYNQALYAVIRE